The Streptomyces sp. 11x1 genomic sequence GGATGGTTTCTCTCTGTAGTCAAATGAGTGCGGAGAGTTAGAGGATGGAGGGGGGTGGCGCGGTGTCGGGATCCTCGCGTGTTCTGGCCGTGAGCGTTCCGTGACCTCACCGCACTGTCGGCAGGGGTTCACTCGCCGTTCACTTCCGTCCATCGGCGGCTTCACCTGATCTGCCTAATTTCGGCCTTACCCGGTGCGGGATGTGGACCGAAATGCGGCCTCGCAGCCCGTGGCGACAGCAGTCTGAGGGACCGAAGGCATCAGCGGTTCGGGTCCCGAGGCTGATACGACGACTTCGCACGCCGCCATGTGGACGGCGGCTCCTGGAAGGAACTCCCGAAAGTGAAGCTTCAGCGCAAGAACCGGCTGCGCGCCCTTTCTCTCGGTGCTGTCGCCCTCACCGGCGCTCTGACCCTCACCGCGTGCGGGTCCGACGACACCAGTGGTGGCGCGAGCGGCACCGGCGACAGCACGGCTGCCGCCGGCAACATCGACTGTGGCGACGCCAAGGGTCAGCTGCTGGCCGACGGCTCCTCCGCGCAGAAGAACGCGATCGACGCCTGGGTGGCGCAGTACCAGAGCGCCTGCAAGGACGTCGTGATCAACTACAAGGGCAGCGGTTCGGGCGCGGGCATCACCGCGTTCACCCAGGGCCAGGTCGCCTTCGCGGGCTCCGACTCGGCGCTCAAGCCCGAAGAGGTCACCGCCTCCAAGAAGGTCTGCACCGGCGGCCAGGGCATCGACCTGCCGATGGTCGGCGGCCCCATCGCGGTCGGTTACAACGTCCCGGGCGTCGACAACCTCGTCCTGGACGCCAAGACCCTCGCCTTGATCTTCGACAGCAAGATCACCAACTGGAACGACGAGGCGATCGCGAAGCTGAACCCCGACGCGAAGCTGCCCGACCTCAAGATCCAGGCCTTCCACCGCTCGGACGAGTCCGGCACCACGGACAACTTCACCAAGTACCTGATCGCCGCGGCCCCCGACAACTGGAAGTACGAGGGCGGCAAGGCCTGGCAGGCCAAGGGCGGCCAGTCCGCACAGGGCTCCTCCGGTGTCGCGCAGGGCGTGACCGAGACCAAGGGCGCCATCTCCTACATGGAGCTCTCCTACGCCAAGGACGGCATCAGCACGGTCGACATCAAGACCGGTGCCGCCGAGCCGGTGAAGGCGACCGTCGAGAACGCCACCAAGGCCATCTCCGAGGCCCAGGTCGTGGGCACCGGCAAGGACCTGGCGCTGAAGCTCAACTACACGCCCACCGCCGAGGGCGCCTACCCGATCACCCTCGTCACTTACGAGATCGTCTGTGACAAGGGCAACAAGGCGGACACCCTGCCCGCCACCAAGTCCTTCCTCACCTACATCGCGTCCGAGGACGGCCAGGCGCTGCTCTCCGAGGCCGGGTACGCCCCGATGCCCGA encodes the following:
- the pstS gene encoding phosphate ABC transporter substrate-binding protein PstS, whose translation is MKLQRKNRLRALSLGAVALTGALTLTACGSDDTSGGASGTGDSTAAAGNIDCGDAKGQLLADGSSAQKNAIDAWVAQYQSACKDVVINYKGSGSGAGITAFTQGQVAFAGSDSALKPEEVTASKKVCTGGQGIDLPMVGGPIAVGYNVPGVDNLVLDAKTLALIFDSKITNWNDEAIAKLNPDAKLPDLKIQAFHRSDESGTTDNFTKYLIAAAPDNWKYEGGKAWQAKGGQSAQGSSGVAQGVTETKGAISYMELSYAKDGISTVDIKTGAAEPVKATVENATKAISEAQVVGTGKDLALKLNYTPTAEGAYPITLVTYEIVCDKGNKADTLPATKSFLTYIASEDGQALLSEAGYAPMPEEIITKVRTTISELS